A portion of the Thalassotalea sp. LPB0316 genome contains these proteins:
- a CDS encoding trypsin-like peptidase domain-containing protein: MSYFKYIFRAISYGVMAGVVALILFPQLRGDEGSFFDLFDPKDSKPAPLSFAQAVKVASPAVVNLYSHEIINSNRVTRRNTISTKLGSGVIMDSQGFIITNYHVIRNAAQIIVLLQSGEDYAAELIGYDVVTDLAVLKVDAVNLPVIPQEPDMEPFVGDVVLAIGNPLNLGQTVTQGIISAVGRSGLSATSHLEFLQMDAAINEGNSGGALINTNGDLVGINSRKVDREELNIQGIFLAVPYKLAHKVMLEIIENGRVVRGWLGISTIEYIQNAKGFLIGDVVVNGPAQLGGLLKGDIVHKINDIEIQSIAQALDIVAETRPGTVLNFAVYRNNKNIVLPITIGTFPI; this comes from the coding sequence ATGTCTTATTTTAAGTATATTTTTCGGGCTATTAGTTATGGCGTAATGGCCGGCGTTGTTGCGTTGATTCTATTTCCTCAACTGCGCGGAGATGAAGGCTCATTTTTCGATTTGTTCGATCCTAAAGATAGCAAGCCAGCGCCTTTATCTTTTGCGCAAGCGGTAAAAGTGGCTAGCCCGGCAGTTGTTAACTTGTACTCTCACGAAATTATCAATAGCAACCGAGTAACGCGTAGAAACACCATCAGCACCAAACTTGGCTCAGGTGTGATAATGGACAGCCAAGGTTTTATCATCACGAATTACCATGTTATTCGCAACGCGGCGCAAATTATTGTGTTATTGCAATCTGGTGAAGATTACGCCGCCGAGTTAATTGGCTACGACGTTGTCACCGATCTTGCTGTATTAAAGGTTGATGCGGTTAATTTACCAGTAATTCCACAAGAGCCAGATATGGAACCATTTGTTGGTGATGTTGTATTAGCCATTGGCAATCCCCTAAATTTAGGACAAACCGTTACTCAAGGTATTATTAGCGCAGTTGGTCGTTCGGGCTTGAGTGCGACAAGCCACCTAGAGTTTTTACAAATGGATGCCGCCATCAATGAAGGCAACTCGGGTGGTGCCCTGATCAACACTAATGGCGATTTGGTCGGTATCAACTCGCGGAAAGTCGATCGAGAAGAACTCAATATTCAGGGGATCTTTTTAGCCGTGCCATATAAATTAGCTCACAAAGTCATGCTAGAAATCATTGAGAATGGTCGAGTGGTTCGAGGTTGGCTTGGCATCAGTACCATAGAGTACATTCAAAATGCTAAAGGCTTTTTGATCGGTGACGTAGTAGTTAATGGCCCAGCGCAATTAGGCGGCTTACTAAAAGGCGATATCGTTCATAAAATTAACGATATCGAGATCCAAAGTATTGCCCAAGCATTAGATATCGTTGCGGAAACAAGACCTGGTACCGTGCTCAATTTTGCGGTCTATCGCAATAATAAAAATATTGTTCTGCCAATCACTATAGGTACTTTTCCGATCTAA